A single genomic interval of Anopheles marshallii chromosome 2, idAnoMarsDA_429_01, whole genome shotgun sequence harbors:
- the LOC128707818 gene encoding polyadenylate-binding protein-interacting protein 2B, giving the protein MKMKMPDNNIGGSSSNSYTHITINAANVINRGGGGDADTARNTGVQYPHDPYDSDADSLSTPPNEESGTGPADDFAEYMWMENEDEFDMQELQRLEEEELMDQCIEAMMMDEMASAEIMASTTLVGNVPRESGLVNILSSLQLDKDQQQQQLIRQPKDVNVEKSTLNPLAAEFVPSFVQRTLVAPTSY; this is encoded by the exons atgaaaatgaagatgCCCGACAACAACATTGGCGGAAGCAGTTCAAACAGCTATACACACATCACGATAAATGCTGCCAATGTGATTAATCGGGGTGGTGGAGGAGACGCTGATACGGCGCGCAACACCGGAGTCCAGTATCCGCACGATCCTTACGATTCGGACGCGGACAGTTTGAGCACACCACCGAATGAGGAAAGCGGCACTGGTCCCGCGGACGATTTCGCAGAGTATATGTGGATGGAAAACGAGGATGAGTTCGATATGCAAGAGCTGCAGCGACTGGAGGAGGAAGAGCTGATGGACCAGTGCATTGaggcgatgatgatggatgAAATGGCTTCGGCCGAAATTATGGCATCGACAACTTTGGTCGGAAACGTACCGAGGGAAAG CGGGTTGGTGAACATTTTGTCGAGTTTACAGCTCGACAAagaccagcagcagcagcagttgatCCGTCAGCCTAAGGATGTGAACGTTGAGAAATCGACGCTAAACCCGTTGGCCGCCGAATTTGTGCCATCGTTCGTACAGCGAACTCTTGTCGCACCAACGTCTTACTGA
- the LOC128717336 gene encoding uncharacterized protein LOC128717336, which yields MNPNEVVYISNIPKQTSLAELHSFLKSSGNVVGSTFMRENRNDCRTKIAFVLFENEAQAAEACNLDQTLFQSHRLSVMMSNDDRKFLAGYTIVIHDTSSDTSEEDLFEACCRYGNVETVQIPTNHYAFVGFSERSAAHAAHRKLDNSMLNQHQVSVKVLDEDVRVRLEDLDSYKTPRVYNELLRAKQQYFANLQSIRNDMQQDMMNQEDDFQDQQYNDDNVDDDLLGQFNQNESCDDFVSSQDQHAYEEDYSPLLVYRRDVRFGKLRFQTDNKTTVKVENIPREVYDEDVVIYFQKFGPIRSIEKGICLNALFSKIYMINYLDEESQQRALNCFCRQVVLSDINCTLFTMIPGEALHPIKNQSVLINFVPSFILYDEIIQAFSDIGNVLYVEKKVRNNGPTIVHFSHQINMNDACQIDDIAGIKVSIVPVSQKEFVRFASSLPVFQRAVKGKLTGTPKGNYLQEIEAKEEQEKKDNITFKTGFDPHYYNPNPQKYSFEVVLYNCPKSTTLGQLKGYFNRAGAVLAMRHEPSKFDPNTWKVFVSFANYLEAYRAIRLKGKFSGDLIFKHIAAESPRLDCVEAVMVTVDSEENLSVAQVARGFIRCGGLYFAEKTSTNEFIIIFRDIKGAQRACEIATIERHPIDVFWMKDVLKQKGRKKIVGINFSSYSHSGVEEDAKDHRPRVLLSDIFATKETEEQEPPQQQIIAPMTKRQPEPLIVEIINEPCETPKASTSSAPPPDIKGEDLRNVIAEKRIIKSECKDQLNSLEKMERYIKEKEQDIKRRLQQLEKDEANVTALLPSTSTKRIKSSEEKTKEPTSGTKSEQSGRASGSGSKHRVSPIRMESSSGSQRISTHTTTVGKIPTYTGNSMPMSDQMRSVSPSDRLAHERYMQIRVEKIAITQELDSLRQRFDYRKGSRVDALRDLLAGLNREQREIQIQLEAKRRFRMPEDLNFAGSSFDVSPSPPPRRYNHRSLSRSRSPYRSPSRSRSRSRTSGRYVRSRSRSHRSRRLTRSRTRSPLRWSRASRSPSPQSSRHNRRRTRTTSRESRSPLRRSNCNEREMYNIGRYHPGHLKHSVYVGNVSCLVTEREIEDMFARFGRLSNVDFSRYKRNGEIYFDYTNREHAFKALEMNNVKISGRRLRVAFNMDKPAIREGYTVYFILRQPTDEQTIYESYASYGEIDFIWYPEKELFGTVSFRRTDDANDALAVNKLINGTPITSRPFVDRVNFAKRKIAT from the exons ATGAATCCTAACGAAGTAGTCTACATTTCTAATATTCCCAAACAAACCTCACTAGCGGAGTTGCACAGTTTTCTAAAATCATCGGGCAATGTGGTCGGTTCCACGTTCATGCGTGAAAATCGCAATGATTGCCGGACCAAGATTGCCTTCGTGCTGTTCGAAAACGAAGCTCAAGCCGCGGAAGCTTGCAACTTGGACCAAACGCTCTTTCAGTCGCATCGATTGAGCGTTATGATGTCCAACGATGATCGCAAGTTTCTTGCTGGCTATACAATAGTAATACATGACACATCTTCCG ATACAAGCGAAGAGGATCTGTTCGAAGCGTGCTGTAGGTATGGAAACGTCGAGACAGTACAAATACCCACCAATCACTATGCATTCGTCGGGTTTTCGGAACGATCTGCTGCTCATGCAGCGCACCGCAAGCTGGACAATTCGATGCTAAACCAGCACCAGGTATCGGTGAAAGTTCTCGACGAGGATGTACGGGTGCGGCTGGAAGATTTGGATAGCTATAAAACTCCTCGTGTTTACAATGAGCTGCTTCGTGCGAAGCAGCAGTACTTTGCTAACCTTCAATCAATCCGGAACGACATGCAGCAGGATATGATGAATCAAGAGGATGATTTTCAAGACCAACAGTACAATGATGACAACGTCGACGATGATTTGTTGGGTCAGTTCAACCAAAACGAATCCTGCGATGATTTCGTATCATCACAAGATCAGCATGCGTATGAGGAAGACTATAGTCCGCTGCTCGTTTATCGACGCGATGTTCGATTTGGAAAGCTTCGGTTCCAAACGGACAATAAGACGACTG TCAAAGTCGAAAATATTCCACGAGAAGTGTATGACGAAGATGTGGTAATTTACTTTCAAAAATTCGGTCCCATCCGAAGCATCGAGAAAGGTATCTGTCTGAATGCGCTGTTTTCGAAAATTTACATGATCAACTATCTGGATGAAGAATCCCAGCAGCGAGCTCTAAACTGCTTCTGCCGACAAGTGGTATTGTCTGATATCAATTGTACGCTTTTTACCATGATTCCCGGAGAGGCGCTTCATCCGATCAAAAATCAATCTGTCCTGATTAACTTTGTACCGAGCT ttATATTGTACGATGAAATAATACAGGCATTTTCGGACATTGGAAACGTGCTGTACGTCGAGAAGAAAGTTCGCAACAATGGTCCGACGATCGTGCATTTTAGTCATCAGATCAACATGAACGACGCGTGTCAAATTGATGATATTGCTGGCATTAAAGTTTCCATCGTTCCAGTGAGCCAAAAAGAGTTTGTAAGGTTTGCTAGCAGTTTGCCAGTGTTCCAAAGAGCCGTCAAGGGCAAGCTAACCGGTACACCCAAGGGCAACTATCTGCAGGAAATTGAAGCGaaagaagaacaagaaaaaaaggataacattaCTTTCAAGACCGGGTTCGATCCACACTACTACAACCCTAATCCACAGAAGTACAGTTTTGAAG TGGTGCTTTACAACTGTCCCAAAAGCACAACGTTGGGACAGCTGAAAGGCTATTTTAATCGCGCCGGTGCAGTACTTGCTATGCGCCATGAACCGAGCAAATTCGATCCGAACACGTGGAAAGTGTTCGTCAGTTTTGCCAACTATTTGGAAGCATACCGAGCCATAAGGTTGAAGGGTAAGTTTAGTGGAGATTTAATCTTCAAACACATCGCTGCGGAAAGCCCCAGATTGGACTGCGTGGAAGCTGTGATGGTAACAGTTGATTCAG AAGAAAATCTTAGTGTGGCGCAAGTTGCACGTGGATTTATTAGATGTGGAGGTTTATATTTTGCCGAGAAAACATCTACAAACgaattcatcatcatctttcgGGACATAAAAGGAGCACAAAGAGCCTGCGAGATTGCCACTATTGAACGTCACCCAATTGATGTGTTCT GGATGAAAGATGTTTTGAAACAGAAAGGACGAAAGAAAATAGTCGGAATAAATTTCAGTTCGTACTCCCATTCGGGCGTAGAGGAAGATGCCAAGGATCACCGACCACGGGTACTGTTGTCCGATATATTTGCTACCAAGGAGACGGAGGAACAGGAACCACCCCAACAGCAGATTATTGCACCAATGACCAAAAGACAGCCAGAACCATTAATAGTGGAAATCATCAATGAGCCTTGTGAAACACCCAAGGCGTCGACAAGCAGTGCCCCACCGCCAGACATAAAGGGAGAGGATCTTCGAAATGTAATTGCAGAAAAGCGCATTATCAAATCGGAATGCAAGGACCAGCTTAACAGTCTCGAGAAAATGGAACGTTATATCAAGGAAAAGGAGCAGGATATCAAGCGGCGGCTGCAACAGTTGGAAAAGGACGAAGCTAACGTTACGGCTTTGTTGCCATCTACCAGCACCAAGCGGATTAAGTCATCGGAAGAGAAAACTAAGGAACCAACCAGTGGTACCAAGTCGGAGCAGAGCGGCCGTGCCAGTGGTAGCGGAAGCAAGCATCGCGTATCACCCATCCGAATGGAAAGTTCGTCCGGCAGTCAAAGGATTAGCACCCATACAACGACGGTAGGAAAAATTCCCACCTACACGGGTAATAGCATGCCAATGTCAGACCAGATGCGTTCCGTTTCGCCTTCAGATCGTTTGGCTCACGAACGGTACATGCAAATACGGGTGGAAAAAATTGCTATTACACAGGAGTTGGATTCACTGCGGCAACGGTTTGACTATCGCAAAGGATCACGGGTGGATGCGTTACGGGATCTTCTAGCAGGGTTGAACCGCGAGCAACGGGAAATACAGATACAGCTGGAAGCGAAGCGACGCTTCAGGATGCCAGAAGACTTAAACTTTGCAGGAAGCTCGTTCGATGTCTcaccttcaccaccaccaaggCGGTACAATCATCGGTCTTTATCGCGGTCTCGTTCGCCGTATCGTTCACCATCTCGATCACGCTCACGATCCCGGACGTCTGGTAGATATGTACGTTCGCGCTCACGTTCGCACCGTTCCCGCCGTTTGACGCGATCCCGGACCCGATCACCGTTGCGATGGTCACGCGCATCCCGGTCGCCGTCTCCTCAAAGCTCCCGTCATAACCGCCGCCGAACCAGGACTACGTCGAGGGAATCTAGATCACCACTGAGACGCAGCAATTGCAACGAAAGAGAAATGTACAACATTGGACGCTACCATCCAGGCCATCTGAAGCACAGTGTATATGTTGGAAACGTTAGCTGCCTGGTGACCGAAAGGGAAATCGAAGACATGTTCGCCCGTTTCGGCCGGCTTTCAAATGTCGATTTTTCTCGTTACAAACGAAACGGCGAAATTTATTTCGATTACACCAATCGCGAGCATGCGTTTAAAGCACTGGAAATGAACAACGTTAAAATATCGGGTCGCCGTCTGCGGGTGGCTTTCAATATGGATAAACCAGCGATCCGAGAGGGATACACAGTTTACTTTATATTGAGACAAC CGACCGATGAGCAGACAATCTATGAATCATACGCATCGTACGGCGAGATTGATTTTATATGGTATCCAGAGAAAGAATTATTCGGTACCGTTTCATTCCGACGGACTGACGATGCAAACGATGCACTTGCAGTGAATAAGCTCATCAATGGAACACCGATAACTTCGAGACCGTTTGTAGATCGGGTAAATTTCGCTAAAAGAAAGATCGCTACCTAA
- the LOC128719915 gene encoding cell death abnormality protein 1-like — MSRLSVVIIVLLVVQGSRSIIWPCEDNSDCKAESSHCSIFGYCQCPAGYVFSTDVTRCLPESAYGVACQEAVQCSHMLTGAKCEAGVCTCDSDYTYVRGRCRKLVDLGQPCSDDIDCFFSHNREAVVCHRGSCECADGFYRRSSNVCRRRVTNGEECIVHQDCEGENLRCVNQHCTDASAQTKSFRDVAIQTSETVENPNEKSTPAKETPSHGEPKTRDAETNTDTAGSGKRVQINTKRSTKDCGKCRKFGDPCVDEGVECPEVPYSVCRMGQCHCTDGYYNKEGRCMAELGEYAHDEQYCEADMTFSNNRCSCRNDQFYDNNMRMCLKPALGINTSCTQQSQCSPYGAAYCPTASPKRCTCYPYAQYDEGTELCIEKQGHEAYCERDTDCTLANARCSGEKTCVCKTNYYYIDERCKAGKGAECDTETDCAFEEAVCQSANASEDESVDPSEPKQCNCRKGHLYQPSANRCLKEAEQYGDECSVDEQCQPLLGELGQCMDSKCQCNENEHHFKDGKCNVKIALDARCSKTSECFVNDEQDNVECRNSACQCKFDYSPDVERQKCARPSGKNSSDRPSALKVITLMLTSAAVLITGSALRDAYYG, encoded by the exons ATGTCGCGTTTAAGCGTTGTGATAATTGTGTTGCTAGTGGTGCAAG GCTCCCGTAGCATCATATGGCCGTGCGAGGACAACAGCGACTGTAAGGCGGAGAGCTCACACTGCTCCATATTTGGGTACTGCCAGTGCCCGGCCGGTTATGTCTTCTCGACCGATGTCACGCGCTGCCTGCCCGAGTCCGCGTATGGCGTAGCGTGTCAGGAGGCGGTACAGTGCTCTCATATGCTCACCGGTGCCAAGTGCGAGGCCGGCGTTTGCACCTGTGACAGCGACTACACGTACGTACGCGGCCGCTGCCGGAAGCTGGTGGATCTTGGCCAACCGTGCAGCGACGATATCGATTGCTTCTTCAGCCACAACCGGGAGGCGGTCGTGTGTCATCGGGGCTCCTGCGAGTGTGCCGACGGGTTCTATCGGCGCAGCAGCAACGTCTGCCGGCGGCGTGTGACAA ATGGTGAAGAATGCATCGTGCACCAGGACTGTGAGGGAGAAAATTTGCGGTGCGTGAACCAGCACTGCACCGATGCGTcagcacaaacaaaatccTTCCGCGATGTGGCCATACAAACGTCGGAAACTGTGGAAAACCCGAACGAAAAAAGCACACCGGCGAAAGAGACCCCCAGCCACGGTGAACCGAAGACGCGCGATGCCGAAACGAACACGGACACTGCGGGCAGCGGCAAACGGGTACAGATCAACACCAAACGATCGACGAAGGATTGTGGAAAGTGTCGCAAAT TTGGCGATCCATGCGTCGATGAGGGCGTCGAGTGTCCGGAAGTGCCTTACTCGGTGTGCCGAATGGGCCAGTGTCACTGCACGGATGGGTACTATAACAAGGAGGGTCGCTGTATGGCCGAGCTTGGCGAATACGCACACGACGAACAGTATTGCGAGGCGGATATGACGTTCAGCAACAATCGCTGCTCGTGCCGGAATGATCAGTTCTACGATAATAATATGCGCATGTGCCTAAAGC cCGCCCTGGGCATCAACACATCCTGCACCCAGCAGAGCCAGTGTTCGCCGTACGGTGCGGCCTACTGTCCAACGGCGTCACCGAAACGATGCACCTGCTACCCATACGCGCAGTACGACGAGGGAACGGAGCTCTGCATCGAAAAGCAGGGCCACGAAGCGTACTGCGAGCGGGACACGGATTGTACGCTGGCCAACGCACGCTGCTCGGGCGAAAAGACGTGCGTCTGCAAGACGAACTACTACTACATCGACGAGCGGTGTAAGGCGGGGAAGGGGGCGGAGTGTGACACCGAAACGGACTGCGCCTTCGAGGAGGCCGTCTGTCAATCGGCCAACGCGTCCGAGGATGAAAGCGTCGATCCAAGTGAACCGAAACAGTGCAACTGCAGGAAGGGCCACCTTTACCAGCCATCGGCCAACCGTTGCCTGAAGGAGGCCGAACAGTACGGGGACGAGTGCAGCGTGGACGAGCAGTGCCAGCCGCTGCTGGGCGAGTTGGGCCAATGCATGGACAGTAAATGTCAGTGCAATGAAAACGAGCATCACTTCAAGGACGGCAAATGCAACGTGAAGATAG CTCTCGATGCACGCTGCTCCAAAACGAGCGAGTGCTTCGTGAACGACGAACAGGACAATGTCGAATGTCGCAATTCGGCTTGTCAGTGTAAGTTTGACTACTCCCCGGACGTGGAGCGGCAGAAGTGCGCTAGGCCTAGTGGCAAAA ATTCTTCCGATCGCCCCAGTGCCCTGAAGGTGATTACACTCATGCTTACCAGTGCTGCCGTGCTGATTACGGGTTCCGCTTTACGCGATGCATACTACGGCTAG
- the LOC128717320 gene encoding uncharacterized protein LOC128717320 codes for MGGNKHHEYYFGNLPKSASVEDFRSFLSDYGKIYNFEYRLHKCTYCPTKFAFIQFTEKLDDEMVQKLNETTFQQKRLFVTSTKSEKFFTPLQSVVVRYLNEHITEEDLYDYFDDVGTIECVQKPSHNYAYVAFKDNASIKRALEMKKTLKGIEPYVVEVRRRISMFLEQKKTVAYVQMKEKCDKLDLVYDPAAEHETTLLVTNIPRDTEEDDVIEFLGRFGKIIDWSMNKSATCVMSNIAYVTYQHPKMARTAFLNGPLNFQGFGMEVYNRLLGYTSNDSDKTVIIRRTSVYLTNDEIFESFSEHGLVEYIQRIDSNNYNTIVRLGTAIAATRVLDTRHIAGEEVVIRMYTAKQYVSPTCTPHYADTRVPPKRSRKESILMHISDVEERKNMSLLPTTFNQQYFNPNPQYYRNEVQIWNYAPKQGLVEFREYFKKYGTVINMREQKEHNTSPIGVVYLSFETKLEAKRVCKLNHSFMCSRRLLIMMADECIAYDSTLCVKVAQLTDEITDEDIYDRFTMIGDVKYIFRPKRNEAIVCMAKEKWRARAMKVMCVGRFPVVVTSLRSSNNAQQQPVVSGMTQYPAPSPNMGARTVPVPVNNQWYGAAPNFGPMGPMPMGPMPMGPMPTGPMPMGPMGLGPGSWMSDPIRSHMPMPMSAGMMRPAGPPMPMGPAQRGNQEISPRMRGLMQTVEAQMMKCKNFTTLPMMDQFNLVRDIVNQCISFPYFLSMNGDEKVRYLKNEPTGFRQLNIFTLFTYPEQLQMLSIIEAYYRSTSEPGSLPPPTDSANMKESAGVQPNTTVVQPIDSKERTTTTAVSTVTEIQQPVPSDKDVDEDDDSIPPAPSPPPLSFHSRSPSPNGDDMWVSSGGSINGSVQQKLIESFAANSTKKKRSTNQIDPICSQLEKPLVQVANLPKQITKSEIEELFSQHGRIKIVTYAKSECPDTNTMIIIFETMYQAYMSLQLNLTKLQGRLIRVNIHGTSYIPSSKCGVSVNCNGPYSELAVFDTFKSCGKILYLKTEGQPGNEICVMEFEKQTSAQAALKITYLHNGNRCKAKPHAFTS; via the exons ATGGGTG GGAACAAACATCATGAATATTATTTCGGTAATTTACCAAAATCTGCCTCGGTCGAAGATTTCCGAAGTTTTCTGAGCGATTACGGAAAGATATACAATTTCGAATACCGACTGCACAAGTGCACCTATTGCCCAACGAAGTTTGCATTCATACAGTTCACTGAAAAACTTGATGATGAGATGGTTCAAAAATTAAACGAGACCACTTTTCAGCAAAAGCGACTATTTGTCACTAGTACGAAGTCAGAAAAGTTCTTCACTCCGCTGCAGTCAGTTGTGGTTCGATATCTTAACGAGC ACATCACAGAGGAGGATCTGTACGACTATTTCGACGATGTCGGTACCATTGAATGCGTGCAAAAACCTTCGCATAACTATGCATATGTGGCGTTTAAGGATAATGCCTCCATCAAGCGCGCATTGGAGATGAAGAAGACGCTCAAAGGCATTGAACCGTACGTAGTGGAAGTAAGGCGAAGAATTAGCATGTTTctggagcagaaaaaaacggtGGCATATGTGCAGATGAAGGAAAAATGCGACAAATTGGATCTAGTTTATGATCCGGCAGCTGAACATGAAACTACTT TGCTAGTGACCAACATCCCTAGAGACACTGAGGAAGATGATGTTATAGAGTTTTTGGGCAGGTTTGGGAAGATTATTGACTGGTCAATGAACAAATCGGCCACCTGTGTAATGTCGAATATTGCATACGTGACCTACCAGCACCCGAAGATGGCTCGTACAGCATTCCTGAACGGGCCTTTAAATTTCCAGGGCTTTGGAATGGAAGTTTACAACAGACTACTGGGGTACACCTCGAATGATTCGGACAAAACCGTCATCATTCGGCGTACTAGTGTGT ATTTAACTAACGACGAGATATTTGAATCATTTTCTGAACATGGACTTGTTGAGTATATACAACGAATAGATTCCAATAATTACAATACTATAGTTCGCCTAGGTACGGCAATTGCGGCAACTAGAGTATTGGACACCCGTCATATTGCTGGCGAAGAGGTGGTGATCCGAATGTACACAGCAAAACAGTACGTTAGTCCCACGTGTACTCCTCATTATGCGGACACACGGGTGCCACCGAAGAGGTCGCGCAAAGAATCCATTCTCATGCACATTAGCGATGTAGAAGAACGTAAGAACATGTCACTACTGCCCACAACTTTCAACCAGCAGTACTTCAATCCAAATCCACAGTACTATCGGAACGAAGTCCAGATTTGGAATTATGCTCCGAAGCAGGGTTTGGTAGAATTTAGAGAATATTTCAAAAAGTATGGAACCGTTATCAATATGCGAGAGCAGAAGGAACACAACACATCCCCGATTGGTGTCGTTTACCTTAGCTTTGAAACTAAGCTGGAAGCGAAACGGGTTTGCAAACTAAATCATTCGTTCATGTGCTCTAGACGGCTATTGATTATGATGGCCGATGAGTGTATTGCTTATGATTCGACCTTGTGCGTTAAAGTTGCCCAACTTACGGATGAAATTACCGATGAAGATATTTACGATAGGTTCACCATGATAGGAGATGTGAAATATATATTTCGGCCCAAGCGCAACGAAGCAATCGTTTGCATGGCCAAGGAAAAATGGCGAGCACGTGCAATGAAAGTGATGTGTGTTGGTCGTTTTCCTGTTGTTGTAACGTCTCTGAGAAGTTCCAACAATGCACAACAGCAGCCTGTTGTCTCGGGAATGACACAATACCCTGCTCCTAGCCCGAACATGGGAGCCAGAACTGTACCGGTACCAGTCAATAATCAATGGTATGGAGCTGCGCCCAACTTTGGGCCAATGGGGCCAATGCCAATGGGGCCTATGCCAATGGGACCTATGCCAACGGGACCAATGCCAATGGGACCGATGGGTTTGGGTCCCGGAAGCTGGATGTCAGACCCAATACGCTCCCATATGCCCATGCCAATGTCGGCTGGAATGATGAGACCGGCCGGACCACCAATGCCAATGGGGCCTGCTCAAAGGGGTAATCAAGAGATAAGCCCACGCATGCGAGGTCTTATGCAAACCGTGGAAGCGCAGATGATGAAGTGTAAAAATTTCACTACACTGCCCATGATGGACCAATTTAATTTGGTTCGTGACATCGTAAATCAGTGTATAAGCTTTCCATACTTTTTGTCAATGAACGGTGATGAAAAAGTTCGCTACCTTAAAAACGAACCGACTGGTTTTCGACAGTTGAACATTTTTACGCTCTTCACGTACCCGGAGCAGCTGCAGATGCTATCCATCATTGAAGCCTACTACCGTAGCACAAGTGAACCGGGGAGTCTTCCGCCACCGACCGATAGTGCAAACATGAAGGAATCTGCTGGAGTGCAACCTAACACAACGGTAGTGCAGCCCATTGACTCTAAGGAGAGGACAACCACAACAGCAGTATCGACTGTCACGGAAATTCAGCAACCAGTACCAAGCGATAAGGATGTCGACGAGGACGACGACTCCATACCACccgcaccatcaccaccacccttATCATTTCACTCTAGATCCCCATCGCCGAACGGTGACGATATGTGGGTTTCTTCCGGCGGTTCAATTAACGGTTCAGTTCAACAAAAGCTGATCGAAAGTTTTGCAGCAAATAGTACTAAAAAGAAGCGTTCAACAAATCAGATAGATCCCATTTGTAGCCAGTTAGAAAAACCATTGGTGCAGGTAGCCAATCTTCCGAAACAGATTACCAAGAGTGAAATTGAGGAACTGTTTAGTCAGCACGGCAGAATTAAAATAGTAACTTATGCAAAATCGGAGTGTCCCGATACGAACACCATGATCATTATCTTTGAAACCATGTACCAAGCATATATGTCTTTGCAACTAAATTTAACGAAGCTGCAGGGACGACTGATTCGAGTTAATATCCATGGCACTAGCTACATACCAAGTTCGAAATGTGGCGTAAGCGTTAATTGTAATGGTC CATATTCGGAACTCGCCGTATTCGACACGTTCAAGTCTTGTGGAAAAATTCTTTACCTTAAGACAGAAGGTCAGCCGGGAAATGAGATTTGCGTGATGGAGTTTGAGAAGCAAACTTCCGCGCAAGCCGCTCTCAAGATAACTTACCTGCACAACGGAAATCGTTGCAAAGCCAAACCCCATGCCTTCACATCTTAG